One window of Nocardia sp. NBC_00508 genomic DNA carries:
- a CDS encoding acyl-CoA synthetase, translating to MSLSLPPLAGTARKAGDLAVGVNVMVKRRLFNPLRPDHAARSARNVLKFGPFAGVVMHAAQTRPHAAAIVDERGEVTFGQLNERSNALARGLQAQGINPGDVVAILARDHRGMVLSLLATGKLGVRAVLMNTGFAKPQFADVAEREHVKAVLHDSEFVDLMSAIPAAIPRILTWVDATDNADPSIPTIDTLSSARSTAPLPAPVKPGGMVILTSGTTGTPKGAPRDRVSPFASAQFVDRVPLPNNGTMIMAAPIFHGTGLSQFTLGLALGNRVIFQQRRFNPEQTLANIAQYKADSLVVVPTMLQRILDLGEDVLAEYDVSTIKVIFAAGSAIAPDVVTRTLDYFNDSLYNLYGSTECAVMTVATPEDLRKAPTTAGKAPVGIRIVLLDENRKPITEPNVTGTIFVDNGFAFTGYTDGRTKEIVDGMMSSGDVGHFDADGLLYIDGRDDDMIVSGGENVFPLEVENLIAGRDDIFEAAVVGVDDREYGKRLRAVVVPGPDSKRDPQEIKDYVRANLARYKVPREVIFLDELPRNATGKLLRKPLIEMEVDAG from the coding sequence ATGTCTCTCTCCCTCCCCCCATTGGCCGGCACCGCCCGCAAGGCGGGTGATCTAGCCGTTGGCGTGAACGTGATGGTCAAGCGGCGGCTGTTCAATCCGCTGCGCCCGGACCACGCGGCACGGTCGGCGCGCAACGTGCTGAAATTCGGCCCGTTCGCCGGTGTCGTCATGCACGCCGCGCAGACCAGGCCGCACGCCGCCGCCATCGTCGACGAGCGCGGCGAAGTGACCTTCGGCCAGCTCAACGAGCGATCCAACGCCCTGGCCCGAGGCCTGCAAGCCCAAGGCATCAATCCGGGTGACGTGGTGGCGATCCTGGCCCGCGACCACCGCGGCATGGTGCTGAGCCTGCTGGCCACCGGCAAACTCGGCGTGCGCGCGGTGCTGATGAACACCGGTTTCGCCAAGCCGCAGTTCGCCGACGTGGCCGAGCGCGAGCATGTGAAGGCGGTGCTGCACGACAGCGAGTTCGTCGACCTGATGAGCGCCATCCCCGCCGCGATCCCGCGCATCCTCACCTGGGTCGACGCGACCGACAACGCCGATCCGTCGATTCCGACCATCGATACGCTGAGCTCGGCTCGTTCCACCGCGCCGCTGCCCGCGCCCGTCAAGCCCGGTGGCATGGTGATCCTGACCAGCGGCACCACCGGGACCCCGAAGGGCGCGCCCCGGGACCGGGTGAGCCCGTTCGCCTCCGCGCAGTTCGTCGACCGGGTGCCGCTGCCCAACAACGGCACCATGATCATGGCGGCGCCGATCTTCCACGGCACCGGACTGTCCCAGTTCACCCTCGGTCTCGCCCTCGGCAACCGGGTGATCTTCCAGCAGCGCCGGTTCAATCCCGAGCAGACCCTGGCCAATATCGCCCAATACAAGGCGGATTCGCTGGTCGTGGTGCCCACCATGCTGCAGCGCATCCTGGACCTGGGCGAAGACGTGCTGGCCGAGTACGACGTCAGCACCATCAAGGTGATCTTCGCGGCGGGCTCGGCCATCGCGCCGGACGTGGTGACCCGCACGCTGGACTACTTCAACGACAGCCTCTACAACCTCTACGGCTCCACCGAATGCGCCGTCATGACGGTCGCCACCCCCGAGGACCTGCGCAAGGCGCCGACCACCGCCGGTAAGGCCCCGGTCGGCATCCGGATCGTGCTGCTGGACGAGAACCGCAAGCCGATCACCGAGCCGAACGTCACCGGAACCATCTTCGTGGACAACGGGTTCGCCTTCACCGGCTACACCGACGGGCGCACCAAGGAGATCGTCGACGGCATGATGTCCAGCGGCGACGTCGGGCATTTCGACGCCGACGGCCTGCTCTATATCGACGGCCGCGACGACGACATGATCGTCTCCGGCGGCGAGAACGTCTTCCCGCTCGAGGTGGAGAACCTCATCGCGGGCCGCGACGACATCTTCGAAGCCGCGGTGGTCGGCGTGGACGACCGCGAGTACGGCAAGCGGCTGCGGGCCGTCGTCGTGCCCGGCCCCGACTCCAAACGCGACCCGCAAGAGATCAAGGATTACGTCAGGGCGAACCTGGCGCGCTACAAGGTGCCGCGCGAGGTGATCTTCCTCGACGAACTGCCCCGCAACGCCACCGGCAAGCTGCTGCGCAAGCCGCTGATCGAGATGGAGGTCGACGCGGGCTGA
- a CDS encoding acyl-CoA synthetase — MNVAHTLEIVKALGVLRSRGVSDPRKPLETLRTMKESKILGPQATLIRHSARVAPDAPGLVDEAGTLTYRELDEQSTAIARGLQAAGISEGMVIAVLARDHRGLILSMAAAGKLGVRVALMNTGFAKPQFAEVCQREKVKAVLHDSEFLGLLDALPADLPRYLTWVDEGTALPAGSQTLDDLVAANSTAPLPAPSKPGGFIILTSGTTGLPKGAPRTKVTPLSTAQFVDRIPFPQRGTQVIVSPIFHSTGLATWLVGAALANKIVVRRRFDAEATLKLIADHQADMLVAVPTMLHRMAELDPAIRAKYDTSSLKVIMLAGSALSPELTIKATEAFGPVLYNLYGSTECAVATVANPEDLALAPGTVGRPPITCEVRLYDDNDQQVTAINTTARIFIRSGAPFEGYTDGRTKQVIDGYMSSGDVGHFDENGLLMVDGRDDDMIVSGGENVFPQEVENLLLERPDIFDVALIGVDDVEFGKRLRAFVVPEPGQTPDPEEIKAYVKNNLARYKVPRDVVFLDDLPRNATGKLLRRVLVDYEVKA, encoded by the coding sequence ATGAACGTGGCCCACACGCTGGAAATTGTGAAGGCGCTAGGGGTACTGCGGAGCCGGGGCGTCAGTGATCCCCGGAAGCCGCTCGAGACGCTGCGGACAATGAAGGAGTCGAAGATCCTCGGCCCGCAGGCGACGCTGATCCGGCACTCCGCGCGGGTGGCTCCGGACGCGCCCGGTCTCGTCGACGAGGCAGGCACGCTGACCTACCGCGAGCTGGACGAACAGTCCACCGCGATCGCGCGTGGGCTGCAGGCCGCCGGCATCAGCGAGGGCATGGTGATCGCCGTCCTGGCGCGTGACCACCGCGGCCTGATCCTGTCCATGGCCGCCGCGGGCAAGCTCGGCGTGCGGGTGGCGCTGATGAACACCGGGTTCGCCAAACCGCAGTTCGCCGAGGTCTGCCAGCGCGAGAAGGTCAAGGCCGTGCTGCACGACAGCGAGTTCCTCGGCCTGCTCGACGCCCTGCCGGCCGACCTGCCGCGCTACCTCACCTGGGTCGACGAGGGCACCGCGCTGCCCGCGGGCTCGCAGACGCTCGACGACCTGGTCGCCGCCAACTCGACCGCACCGCTGCCCGCGCCGAGCAAGCCCGGTGGCTTCATCATCCTGACCAGCGGTACCACCGGCCTGCCCAAGGGCGCTCCGCGCACCAAGGTCACCCCGCTGTCCACCGCGCAGTTCGTCGATCGCATCCCGTTCCCGCAGCGGGGCACCCAGGTGATCGTGTCGCCGATCTTCCACAGCACCGGACTGGCCACCTGGCTCGTCGGCGCGGCCCTGGCCAACAAGATCGTGGTGCGCCGCCGCTTCGACGCCGAGGCGACGCTGAAGCTGATCGCCGACCACCAGGCCGACATGCTGGTGGCGGTGCCGACCATGCTGCACCGGATGGCCGAACTCGACCCGGCGATCCGGGCGAAGTACGACACCTCCTCGCTGAAGGTGATCATGCTGGCCGGTTCGGCGCTGTCCCCCGAGCTCACGATCAAGGCCACCGAGGCGTTCGGGCCGGTGCTCTACAACCTCTACGGCTCGACCGAATGCGCGGTCGCGACCGTGGCCAACCCGGAGGACCTCGCCCTCGCGCCCGGCACCGTCGGACGCCCGCCGATCACCTGCGAGGTGCGCCTGTACGACGACAATGACCAGCAGGTCACCGCCATCAACACGACCGCGCGCATCTTCATCCGCAGCGGCGCGCCCTTCGAGGGCTACACCGACGGCCGCACCAAGCAGGTCATCGACGGCTACATGTCCAGCGGCGATGTCGGCCACTTCGACGAGAACGGCCTGCTCATGGTGGACGGCCGCGACGACGACATGATCGTCTCCGGCGGCGAGAACGTCTTCCCGCAGGAAGTGGAGAACCTGCTGCTGGAGCGGCCGGACATCTTCGACGTGGCGCTGATCGGCGTAGACGACGTGGAGTTCGGAAAGCGGCTGCGCGCCTTCGTCGTCCCGGAGCCCGGCCAGACGCCGGACCCCGAGGAGATCAAGGCGTACGTCAAGAACAATCTGGCCCGCTACAAGGTGCCGCGCGACGTCGTCTTCCTCGACGATCTCCCCCGCAACGCGACCGGCAAGCTGCTGCGCCGCGTGCTGGTGGACTACGAGGTCAAGGCCTGA
- a CDS encoding carboxymuconolactone decarboxylase family protein, whose translation MSDPKDREPFIDVPGDLPGIRGLFAFKPETGAALSEFAQTLLRGSSPLSPGERETIAAFVSSRNKTYFCTQSHAATAALLFEGGRDAIDAVIEDVDSAAIDPKLRALLRIADKVRQSGLDVTPEDVENARAAGAKDEDIHDAVLVAAAFCMFNRYVDGLATVAPRERATYEQIGGLLATAGYVSAGAAQGAAEGDQ comes from the coding sequence ATGTCCGATCCGAAGGACCGTGAACCGTTCATCGATGTTCCCGGCGATTTGCCCGGTATCCGGGGTCTGTTCGCCTTCAAACCCGAAACCGGCGCGGCGCTGAGCGAATTCGCGCAGACCCTGCTGCGCGGGTCGTCGCCGCTCAGCCCGGGGGAGCGCGAAACCATCGCCGCGTTCGTGTCGTCGCGCAACAAGACGTACTTCTGCACGCAATCGCACGCGGCGACCGCTGCGCTGCTGTTCGAGGGCGGTCGCGACGCGATCGACGCCGTCATCGAGGACGTGGATTCCGCGGCCATCGATCCGAAACTGCGTGCGCTGCTTCGGATCGCGGACAAGGTGCGCCAGTCGGGCCTCGACGTCACCCCCGAGGATGTCGAGAACGCCCGCGCGGCGGGCGCCAAGGATGAGGACATCCACGACGCGGTCCTGGTCGCCGCCGCGTTCTGCATGTTCAACCGCTACGTGGACGGCCTCGCGACGGTCGCGCCACGGGAGCGGGCTACCTACGAGCAGATCGGCGGGCTGCTCGCCACCGCCGGATATGTTTCCGCCGGAGCGGCGCAGGGCGCTGCTGAGGGCGACCAGTAA
- a CDS encoding acyl-CoA dehydrogenase family protein: MINLELPKKLRASANQAHQVAKEIFRPISRKYDLGEHDYPVELDAMAAMVEGLADSGTQKIGGAAGGRSDDSESDRHATELLGNTNGGNMSALLNALETSWGDVGLMLSIPYQGLGNAAIAAVATDEQLKRFGKVWASMAITEPSFGSDSAAVSTTAVLDGDEWVLNGEKIFVTAGQRSTHIVVWASLDKSLGRAAIKSFVVPRDAPGLSVARLEHKLGIKASDTAVLLLQDCRIPKDNILGSPEVNVEKGFAGVMQTFDNTRPLVAAMAVGVARAALEELRAILTAAGVEISYDTPANNQHAAAAEFLRMEADYEAAYLLALRAAWMADNKKPNSLEASMSKAKAGRTGTDVTLKAVELAGAIGYSQRTLLEKWGRDSKILDIFEGTQQIQQLIVARRVLDKTSAELK, from the coding sequence ATGATCAACCTCGAACTCCCCAAGAAGCTGCGGGCCAGCGCGAACCAGGCCCACCAGGTCGCCAAGGAGATCTTCCGCCCGATCTCGCGCAAGTACGACCTCGGCGAGCACGACTACCCGGTCGAGCTGGACGCCATGGCCGCCATGGTCGAAGGTCTGGCCGACTCCGGCACCCAGAAGATCGGCGGCGCCGCCGGTGGCCGTTCGGACGACAGCGAGAGCGACCGCCACGCCACCGAGCTGCTCGGAAACACCAACGGCGGCAACATGTCCGCGCTGCTCAACGCGCTGGAGACGTCGTGGGGCGACGTCGGCCTGATGCTGTCGATTCCCTACCAGGGGCTGGGCAACGCGGCGATCGCCGCCGTCGCCACCGACGAGCAATTGAAGCGCTTCGGCAAGGTCTGGGCCTCGATGGCGATCACCGAGCCGTCCTTCGGCTCCGATTCCGCCGCCGTGTCCACCACCGCCGTCCTCGACGGCGACGAGTGGGTGCTCAACGGCGAGAAGATCTTCGTCACCGCGGGGCAGCGCTCGACCCACATCGTGGTGTGGGCGTCGCTGGACAAGAGCCTCGGCCGCGCGGCGATAAAGTCGTTCGTCGTCCCGCGTGACGCCCCGGGCCTGTCGGTGGCGCGGCTCGAGCACAAGCTCGGCATCAAGGCCTCCGACACCGCCGTGCTGCTGCTGCAGGACTGCCGGATTCCGAAGGACAATATCCTCGGCAGCCCGGAAGTCAACGTGGAGAAGGGTTTCGCGGGGGTCATGCAGACCTTCGACAACACCCGTCCGCTCGTCGCCGCGATGGCGGTCGGCGTCGCGCGCGCCGCACTCGAGGAACTGCGTGCGATCCTGACCGCGGCGGGCGTGGAGATCTCCTACGACACCCCGGCCAACAACCAGCACGCTGCCGCCGCCGAATTCCTGCGGATGGAAGCTGATTACGAGGCCGCCTACCTGCTCGCCCTGCGCGCGGCGTGGATGGCCGACAACAAGAAGCCCAACTCGCTCGAGGCGTCCATGTCCAAGGCGAAGGCGGGCCGCACCGGCACCGACGTCACCCTCAAGGCCGTCGAACTGGCCGGCGCCATCGGCTACTCGCAGCGCACACTGCTGGAGAAATGGGGCCGCGACTCGAAGATTCTCGACATCTTCGAAGGCACCCAGCAGATCCAGCAACTCATCGTCGCGCGCCGCGTGCTGGACAAGACCAGCGCCGAACTGAAGTGA
- a CDS encoding acyl-CoA dehydrogenase family protein, with protein MMSTRDSATKRRPDTSAVGLSQPKRDWMGAAMRVMTTITGSELAEKYNLRKPIERVTYEGTKTGFRTLGAATRAFAKVAGTGAPKRLAANEAKTKNYFDLTPTDEQQMIVETVREFAAEILRPAAYEADNAAKAPRDLLERAAELGITLINVPEELEGAASERGAVTNSMVAEALAHGDMGLALPILAPSGVAVALAQWGSDAQQKTYLPSFTGENVPQASVVISEPRALFDPFALQTKAVRSPSGYRISGVKSLVPAAADAELFLVAAELDGRPALFIIESDAPGLVVEADPSMGLRAAGLGRLILDNVAVGADAILGDGDANSRAEEYADAVRLARLGWASLAAGTGQAVLDYVIPYVNEREAFGEPISHRQAVAFMVANIAIELDGLRLVTLRGASRAEQGLSFGREAALARKLATDKGMQIGLDGVQLLGGHGYTKEHPVERWYRDLRAIGVAEGVVLV; from the coding sequence ATGATGAGCACTCGAGACAGCGCAACGAAGCGACGTCCAGACACGTCCGCGGTCGGCCTGAGCCAACCCAAGCGGGATTGGATGGGCGCGGCGATGCGAGTCATGACGACCATTACCGGGTCGGAACTGGCCGAGAAGTACAACCTGCGCAAGCCGATCGAGCGCGTCACCTACGAGGGCACCAAGACCGGCTTCCGCACGCTCGGCGCCGCGACCCGCGCCTTCGCCAAGGTCGCCGGTACCGGCGCGCCCAAGCGTCTGGCGGCGAACGAGGCGAAGACCAAGAACTATTTCGACCTCACCCCGACCGATGAGCAGCAGATGATCGTCGAGACGGTACGGGAATTCGCCGCCGAGATTTTGCGCCCGGCCGCCTACGAGGCCGACAACGCCGCCAAGGCGCCGCGCGACCTGCTGGAGCGGGCCGCCGAGCTGGGCATCACCCTGATCAACGTTCCGGAGGAACTCGAGGGCGCGGCTTCGGAGCGCGGTGCGGTCACCAACTCGATGGTCGCCGAGGCGCTGGCGCACGGTGACATGGGCCTGGCCCTGCCCATCCTGGCGCCCAGCGGCGTCGCGGTCGCGCTCGCGCAGTGGGGCAGCGACGCGCAGCAGAAGACCTACCTGCCCTCGTTCACCGGGGAGAACGTGCCGCAGGCGTCGGTCGTGATCAGCGAGCCGCGCGCCCTGTTCGACCCATTCGCGCTGCAGACGAAGGCGGTGCGCTCGCCGAGCGGCTACCGCATCTCGGGGGTGAAGTCCCTGGTGCCTGCCGCCGCCGACGCCGAACTGTTCCTGGTCGCCGCCGAGCTGGACGGCCGCCCCGCGCTGTTCATCATCGAGTCGGACGCCCCCGGCCTGGTCGTCGAGGCCGACCCGAGCATGGGTTTGCGCGCCGCTGGACTGGGACGGCTGATCCTGGACAACGTCGCGGTCGGCGCCGACGCCATCCTGGGCGACGGTGACGCCAACTCCCGCGCCGAGGAGTACGCCGACGCGGTGCGCCTGGCCCGGCTCGGGTGGGCCTCGCTCGCCGCGGGCACCGGGCAGGCCGTGCTGGACTACGTGATCCCGTACGTGAACGAGCGGGAAGCGTTCGGCGAGCCGATCTCGCACCGTCAGGCGGTCGCGTTCATGGTCGCCAATATCGCGATCGAACTCGACGGTCTGCGGCTGGTGACCCTGCGCGGCGCGTCGCGGGCGGAGCAGGGCCTGTCCTTCGGCCGGGAGGCGGCGCTGGCCCGCAAGCTCGCGACCGACAAGGGCATGCAGATCGGCCTCGACGGCGTGCAACTGCTCGGCGGCCACGGCTACACCAAGGAACACCCGGTCGAGCGCTGGTACCGCGACCTGCGGGCCATCGGCGTCGCCGAAGGCGTCGTGCTCGTCTAA
- a CDS encoding Uma2 family endonuclease, translating into MSAIFDWARPDNVQPEPITVDIWRELSEEFCRLVEVVNGDAVRCESPTRAHQKAVHRLLAMLETAAREYMSEDPSACLDANHDFDVVLWEVPRATIRRPDVALFDCLPAEVRPVPARHLKIAVEVISPSHVKTDRLEKMGEYAAAGIPWYWLVSVSDTDVTSIETYGLDHSVGHYRLARVLKPGTAFAVDLPIRIQLDWTS; encoded by the coding sequence ATGTCAGCGATCTTCGACTGGGCCCGGCCGGACAACGTCCAGCCCGAGCCGATCACGGTCGACATCTGGCGCGAGCTTTCCGAGGAGTTCTGCCGCTTGGTGGAGGTGGTGAACGGAGATGCGGTCCGCTGCGAATCACCCACCCGGGCACACCAGAAGGCCGTCCACCGGCTCCTCGCGATGCTGGAGACGGCGGCCCGCGAATATATGAGCGAAGACCCGTCGGCCTGCCTGGACGCCAACCACGATTTCGATGTCGTCCTCTGGGAGGTGCCCCGAGCGACCATACGACGCCCCGACGTCGCGTTGTTCGATTGCCTACCGGCAGAGGTCCGACCGGTGCCCGCGCGACATCTGAAGATCGCAGTCGAGGTCATCTCGCCGAGCCACGTCAAAACCGACCGGCTCGAGAAGATGGGCGAATACGCCGCTGCCGGAATCCCCTGGTACTGGCTGGTCAGCGTGTCGGACACCGACGTAACCTCGATCGAGACCTATGGCCTCGACCACAGCGTCGGCCACTACCGACTCGCCCGCGTCCTCAAGCCCGGCACCGCGTTCGCCGTTGATCTCCCGATCCGGATCCAACTCGACTGGACCAGCTGA
- the ftsX gene encoding permease-like cell division protein FtsX, with protein sequence MRASFLFGEVAAGLRRNVTMTIAMILTTAVSLTMLGGGLLAVRIADKTEQYFLDRLEVRLYLTEDVSANDPDCSQDPCRSLMTDLKATGGVESVQFLNRDEAIREAKEKTFKDQPELAKYVSETPLPASLRVKMENAQLYPTIYEKFYDRPGVGMVRNDKDIVDRLVSLFDGLRNAAFGLAVLQALAALLLIANMVQIAAFTRRTEVGIMRLVGATRWYTQLPFLLEAMAAALAGSALAMLGLLAARPLVIDRALGDLFASKVFPRITGEDIATTALVIAPVGIVFAALTAYGTLRYYVRE encoded by the coding sequence ATGCGCGCGAGTTTCCTCTTCGGCGAGGTCGCAGCCGGTCTACGCCGCAACGTCACGATGACCATCGCGATGATCCTGACCACCGCGGTCTCGCTCACCATGCTCGGTGGCGGTCTGCTCGCGGTGCGCATCGCGGACAAGACCGAGCAGTACTTCCTCGACCGCCTCGAGGTGCGGCTGTATCTCACCGAGGACGTCTCGGCCAACGACCCGGACTGCTCGCAGGACCCGTGCCGATCGCTGATGACCGATCTCAAGGCGACCGGCGGCGTGGAATCGGTCCAGTTCCTCAACCGGGACGAGGCCATCCGCGAGGCCAAGGAGAAGACCTTCAAAGACCAGCCAGAGCTGGCCAAATACGTCAGCGAGACACCGCTGCCCGCGTCGCTGCGCGTGAAGATGGAGAACGCGCAGCTGTACCCGACGATCTACGAGAAGTTCTACGATCGGCCCGGCGTCGGCATGGTGCGCAACGACAAGGACATCGTGGACCGGCTGGTCAGCCTGTTCGACGGGTTACGCAACGCGGCGTTCGGCTTGGCCGTGCTGCAAGCGCTGGCCGCGTTGCTGCTGATCGCGAACATGGTGCAGATCGCCGCGTTCACCCGGCGCACCGAGGTCGGCATCATGCGGTTGGTCGGCGCGACACGCTGGTATACCCAGCTCCCCTTCCTGCTCGAGGCCATGGCCGCGGCGCTGGCCGGCTCGGCGCTCGCGATGCTCGGCCTGCTCGCCGCCCGCCCCTTGGTGATCGACCGCGCCCTCGGCGACCTGTTCGCCAGCAAGGTCTTCCCACGCATCACCGGCGAGGACATCGCGACGACCGCGCTGGTCATCGCCCCGGTCGGCATCGTGTTCGCCGCGCTGACGGCATACGGGACGTTGCGGTACTACGTGCGCGAGTAG
- the ftsE gene encoding cell division ATP-binding protein FtsE, with product MITMRNVTKSYPTSTRPALDNITVDVGKGEFVFIIGPSGSGKSTFMRLLLKEESPTSGEIRVADFRVDRLPGRKVPKLRQRMGCVFQDFRLLQQKTVYENVAFALEVIGKRRQVIQRTVPEVLDMVGLGGKADRLPTELSGGEQQRVAIARAFVNRPLVLLADEPTGNLDPDTSADIMMLLERINRVGTTVVMATHDNHIVDAMRRRVVELDHGRLVRDEATGVYGVGR from the coding sequence GTGATAACCATGCGGAACGTGACCAAGTCGTACCCGACCTCGACGCGACCCGCGCTGGACAACATCACCGTCGATGTGGGCAAGGGCGAGTTCGTCTTCATCATCGGACCGTCCGGCTCGGGTAAGTCCACCTTCATGCGTTTGCTGCTCAAGGAGGAGTCGCCCACGTCCGGCGAGATCAGAGTCGCCGACTTCCGGGTCGACCGGTTGCCCGGCCGCAAGGTGCCCAAGCTGCGCCAGCGCATGGGGTGCGTCTTCCAGGACTTCCGGCTGCTGCAGCAGAAGACGGTCTACGAGAACGTGGCGTTCGCGCTGGAGGTGATCGGCAAACGGCGCCAGGTCATCCAGCGCACCGTCCCCGAGGTACTCGACATGGTCGGCCTGGGCGGTAAGGCCGATCGGCTGCCGACCGAACTGTCCGGCGGCGAGCAGCAGCGGGTGGCGATCGCGCGCGCGTTCGTGAACCGGCCGCTGGTGCTACTGGCCGACGAACCGACCGGCAATCTCGACCCCGACACCAGCGCCGACATCATGATGCTGCTGGAGCGGATCAACCGCGTCGGCACCACGGTGGTGATGGCCACCCACGACAACCACATCGTCGACGCGATGCGCAGGCGGGTGGTGGAGCTCGATCACGGCCGCCTGGTACGCGACGAGGCGACCGGCGTTTACGGGGTGGGCCGGTAA
- a CDS encoding mechanosensitive ion channel family protein, with amino-acid sequence MNVAGIQAIASTGFTTWLRGSGLEIVLLILGAVLFSRFATYVRDRVTRKIDAGFRSSDALVRTEAAKHRHALAQVITWVVLTIVYVLITMEVLRRLGFAVTGLVAPAAVLGAALGFGAQRIVQDILAGFFLITERQYGFGDVVRIAVTGAAEQAEGTVEDVTLRITTLRNADGEVITVPNGQIVKVTNLSKDWARAAIDVPVAARADITRVNEILHEVGTKAYQDARLKPLLLDEPTVMGVEDLTVDQMNIRMVARTLPGKQFEVGRELRVRVAAALRREGISETA; translated from the coding sequence ATGAATGTCGCGGGAATCCAGGCGATCGCCTCCACCGGTTTCACCACGTGGCTACGCGGTTCGGGCCTGGAGATCGTGCTGCTCATTCTCGGGGCCGTGCTGTTCAGCCGGTTCGCCACCTACGTCAGGGACCGGGTCACCCGCAAGATCGACGCCGGATTCCGCAGCAGCGACGCACTGGTGCGCACCGAGGCGGCCAAGCACCGGCATGCGCTTGCCCAGGTGATCACGTGGGTGGTGCTGACCATCGTCTACGTGCTGATCACCATGGAGGTGCTGCGTCGGCTCGGTTTCGCCGTCACCGGGTTGGTCGCGCCCGCCGCCGTGCTCGGCGCGGCGCTCGGTTTCGGCGCGCAGCGCATCGTGCAGGACATCCTGGCCGGGTTCTTCCTGATCACCGAGCGGCAGTACGGATTCGGCGATGTGGTCCGCATCGCGGTGACTGGAGCCGCGGAGCAGGCCGAGGGTACGGTCGAGGACGTCACGCTGCGGATCACCACGTTGCGTAACGCGGACGGTGAGGTGATCACCGTGCCCAACGGGCAGATCGTGAAAGTCACGAATCTGTCGAAGGATTGGGCGCGCGCCGCGATCGACGTGCCGGTGGCCGCGCGCGCGGACATCACCAGGGTCAACGAGATCCTGCACGAGGTCGGTACAAAGGCGTACCAAGACGCTCGCCTGAAGCCACTGCTGCTGGACGAGCCCACCGTCATGGGTGTCGAAGACCTCACCGTAGACCAGATGAACATCCGAATGGTTGCCCGAACATTGCCAGGCAAACAATTCGAAGTCGGACGCGAACTGCGAGTGCGTGTCGCCGCAGCCTTGCGCCGGGAGGGAATCAGTGAGACCGCGTAG
- the prfB gene encoding peptide chain release factor 2, whose protein sequence is MHPDVSADLAELDATLKTVESVLDIDELRRRIDELEHQAADPDLWNDQDHAQRVTSELSHAQGELRRVEDLRQRLDDLPVLYELAEEEEGEAKAAAITEADAERAALHGDVEAMEVRTLLSGEYDKRDALVNIRSGAGGVDAADWAEMLMRMYIRWADRHKYSVEVYDTSYAEEAGIKSATFAVKTPYAYGTLSVEMGTHRLVRISPFDNQARRQTSFAEVEVLPVVETTDHIEVPETEIRVDVYRSSGPGGQSVNTTDSAVRITHIPTGIVVTCQNEKSQLQNKISAMRVLQAKLLERKRQEERAEMDALKTNEGASWGNQMRSYVLHPYQMVKDLRTNHEVNNPSAVLDGDIDGFIESGIRWRMRESG, encoded by the coding sequence GTGCATCCTGACGTTTCCGCTGATCTCGCCGAACTCGACGCCACACTCAAGACGGTCGAATCGGTCCTCGACATCGACGAGCTCCGCCGTCGTATCGACGAGCTCGAGCATCAGGCCGCCGACCCCGACCTGTGGAACGACCAGGACCACGCCCAACGGGTCACCAGTGAGCTCTCGCACGCCCAAGGCGAACTGCGCCGGGTCGAGGACCTGCGCCAGCGGCTCGACGACCTGCCGGTGCTCTACGAGCTGGCCGAGGAGGAAGAGGGCGAGGCCAAGGCCGCCGCGATCACCGAAGCCGACGCCGAGCGCGCCGCGCTGCACGGTGACGTGGAGGCGATGGAGGTCCGCACGCTGCTATCGGGTGAATACGACAAGCGCGACGCGCTGGTGAACATCCGTTCCGGCGCCGGCGGCGTGGACGCCGCCGACTGGGCCGAGATGCTGATGCGCATGTACATCCGCTGGGCGGACCGGCACAAGTACTCGGTCGAGGTCTACGACACCTCCTACGCCGAAGAGGCGGGCATCAAGAGCGCCACCTTCGCGGTGAAGACGCCGTATGCCTATGGCACCTTGTCGGTGGAGATGGGCACCCACCGCCTCGTGCGGATCAGCCCGTTCGACAACCAGGCCCGCCGCCAGACCTCTTTCGCCGAGGTCGAGGTGCTGCCCGTGGTCGAGACCACCGACCACATCGAGGTGCCCGAGACGGAGATCCGCGTCGACGTGTACCGCTCGTCGGGTCCGGGTGGCCAGAGCGTCAACACCACCGACTCCGCGGTCCGCATCACCCACATTCCCACCGGCATCGTGGTCACCTGCCAGAACGAGAAATCGCAGCTGCAGAACAAGATCTCGGCCATGCGCGTGCTGCAGGCCAAGCTCTTGGAGCGCAAGCGACAGGAGGAGCGCGCCGAGATGGACGCGCTGAAGACCAACGAGGGCGCGTCCTGGGGCAATCAGATGCGCTCCTACGTGCTGCACCCGTACCAGATGGTCAAGGATCTGCGGACGAATCACGAGGTCAACAATCCGTCGGCGGTGCTCGACGGTGACATCGACGGATTCATCGAGTCCGGTATCCGGTGGCGGATGAGGGAAAGCGGATAA